Proteins encoded together in one Coffea arabica cultivar ET-39 chromosome 2c, Coffea Arabica ET-39 HiFi, whole genome shotgun sequence window:
- the LOC113724784 gene encoding serine/threonine-protein kinase TIO isoform X2: MSIENYHVIELVGEGSFGKVYKGRRKFTGQTVAMKFIPKHGKSDKDIHNLRQEIEILRKLKHENIIEMLDSFESPQEFCVVTEFAQGELFEILEDDKCLPEEQVQAIAKQLVRALHYLHSNRIIHRDMKPQNILIGAGSIVKLCDFGFARAMSTNTVVLRSIKGTPLYMAPELVREQPYNHTADLWSLGVILYELFVGQPPFYTNSVYALIRHIIKDPVKYPDNMSSNFKSFLKGLLNKVPQSRLTWPALLEHPFVKESTMDVDEKIHDLSSPARGHNVAPKTKVSTVASPESKSHSVVNGEGHDLDPHPDAFSKNHTSAGGDLIKEEFPGFPGSVDVVQSGCEVLDRLENHSRTVKGAQKIGQDREALSVILVPLNNWCSGSQNSSRVQDVTLNQSLRILSNIAVAGAFTLSGIVDEVIVQLLGFNSDILKLKPNDGNDLMAKSFSIVKKLLDSSESCNGGSYFKHWKTLLELYSQVVSCLDGVSGRALYESTACITVILSIAAQALKTFAATSAPREISASTVVDERLDQVLEHAKTSGLAEILCLCLAKSGSSLMSGSSNLLRAGCEACRAIWLLVNAFEFLSCKDNARPFPLYSLRSHSLFQLDISGCGQGSLSETDLAAIVDGVTKAFIRSKAIQIAMYYCLHQRVEPTLSAAVQLILRFCLTSGTVASILCGLPTSLPVTTVVNGGGDGTIVSQIFSILSFCSSSTKETHGGEAVELKSKATDPYNLVQHCCLVISTVAQILKLSGRNCALLMLTSSSKKQFSRLSLLAQHFSSDERMQSTFPPSRSSAMLAFASILSLENGVSVESTVAEIAVPLVPRTATLCDYLKVLPCEDSAVRYNVVSGMLSYWHGLRDGCVGLLESRLKWGGPLAVQQLCACGIPQLLMDVLSNNLAHSSSQISSCTEDHIGLSPVGVVWTLSLVCQCLSGGVSIFRQILLRKEHIKLTSDLISDAHLKLVRCWNGPGGRKDGVRDLINAVVDLLAFPLVAIQSAPGPAATASVNSGFLLNVGSPGGRVCAEDKDMAKAIEANMGKYIQLLLEIAIPGTILRCLEHIELKDVARPVAFLAKMISHRPLAVQLLDSGLLDPSRMRRLLGSLCPREVTLDVLMIISDLARMDKAFYQHIDGADILEFLKDFLTHEDPNVRSKTCSAIGNMCRHSSYFYSLLAKYHIINLLIDRCADSDRRARKFACFAIGNAAYHNDLLYEELRKSIPQLSNLLLSSEEDKTKANAAGALSNLVRNSDKLCEDIVSNGAMQALLKLVADCATVALNPSRRDAITESPLKIALFSLAKMCAHPPCRQFLCSSELFPVIKRLRQSPESTISKYASVIISQAAEVSS; encoded by the exons ATGTCCATCGAAAATTATCATGTGATAGAGCTCGTGGGCGAAGGCTCCTTTGGGAAGGTTTACAAGGGGAGGCGCAAATTTACTGGCCAG ACTGTTGCAATGAAATTTATACCCAAGCACGGTAAAAGTGACAAGGACATCCACAATTTGAGACAAGAGATCGAG ATACTGAGAAAGTTGAAGCACGAGAATATCATTGAAATGTTAGATTCTTTTGAGAGCCCGCAAGAGTTTTGTGTTGTCACCGAATTTGCTCAG GGTGAACtgtttgaaattcttgaagatgACAAGTGTCTTCCCGAAGAACAAGTCCAAGCCATTGCAAAACAGTTG GTGAGAGCATTGCATTATTTACATTCAAATCGTATCATCCATCGTGATATGAAACCACAAAATATCCTCATTGGTGCTGGATCTATTGTCAAG CTTTGTGACTTTGGTTTTGCACGTGCAATGTCCACCAACACAGTTGTGCTGCGTTCAATAAAAG GTACTCCACTCTACATGGCTCCAGAGTTGGTGCGTGAACAGCCCTACAACCACACTGCTGATTTGTGGTCTCTTGGAGTGATTTT GTATGAATTGTTTGTAGGACAGCCTCCATTTTATACCAACTCAGTTTATGCTCTCATCCGTCACATTATTAAG GATCCAGTCAAATATCCAGACAACATGAGCTCAAATTTTAAAAGCTTCTTGAAGGGGTTGCTCAATAAG GTCCCGCAGAGTAGATTGACGTGGCCTGCTCTTCTTGAACATCCATTTGTCAAAGAAAGTACTATGGATGTGGATGAAAAG ATTCATGATCTGAGTAGTCCAGCAAGGGGACATAATGTAGCTCCAAAGACTAAAGTGTCAACTGTTGCAAGTCCCGAGA GCAAATCTCATTCTGTGGTCAATGGAGAAGGCCATGACCTTGACCCACATCCTGATGCTTTTTCAAAAAACCACACCTCAGCCGGTGGTGATTTGATAAAAGAGGAGTTCCCAGGTTTCCCAGGTTCTGTTGATGTTGTACAGTCAG GTTGTGAGGTGTTGGACCGACTTGAGAACCACTCTCGTACAGTTAAGGGTGCCCAAAAAATTGGTCAAGACCGTGAAGCATTAtcggtgatcttggtaccactGAATAATTGGTGCAGTGGATCCCAGAATTCCTCCAG GGTTCAAGATGTTACATTGAATCAGTCACTCAGAATTCTCTCAAATATAGCAGTGGCTGGTGCATTTACTTTGAGTGGCATTGTTGATGAAGTAATTGTTCAGCTTCTTGGATTCAATTCTGATATACTTAAGCTAAAACCAAATGATGGTAATGACTTAATGGCCAAG AGCTTCTCAATCGTTAAAAAATTGTTAGATTCCTCTGAAAGCTGTAATGGAGGTTCATATTTCAAGCACTGGAAGACACTACTTGAACTATATTCACAG GTTGTTAGTTGTCTTGATGGGGTGTCCGGAAGAGCTCTGTATGAGTCAACAGCTTGCATTACAGTCATATTGTCAATAGCAGCACAGGCTCTCAAAACATTTGCAGCAACTTCAGCTCCTAGGGAGATATCTGCCTCCACCGTGGTAGATGAAAGGCTTGATCAAGTTCTGGAGCATGCCAAAACATCGGGTCTGGCAGAAATTTTATGCCTGTGCTTGGCAAAATCAGGCTCAAGTCTCATGTCAGGTTCCTCAAATTTGTTGCGAGCTGGTTGTGAAGCTTGTAGGGCTATTTGGTTACTAGTAAATGCATTTGAATTTCTTTCCTGCAAAGATAATGCTCGCCCATTTCCTCTCTACTCATTGCGAAGCCATTCTCTATTTCAACTTGACATTTCGGGCTGTGGCCAAGGTTCTTTGTCAGAAACTGATTTAGCAGCAATTGTTGATGGAGTGACAAAAGCATTTATAAGATCCAAAGCAATACAGATTGCTATGTACTATTGTCTTCATCAACGTGTTGAGCCTACTTTGAGTGCTGCTGTTCAG CTCATCCTGAGGTTTTGCTTGACTAGTGGTACTGTTGCCAGTATTCTCTGTGGCCTGCCTACTTCTCTTCCTGTTACCACAGTTGTAAATGGGGGAGGAGATGGTACTATTGTTTCACAAATCTTCTCCATACTATCTTTTTGTTCTTCCTCAACCAAAGAAACACATGGAGGAGAAGCAGTTGAATTGAAATCAAAAGCAACTGATCCATACAACCTGGTTCAGCATTGCTGCCTTGTCATTAGTACAGTTGCACAAATCTTGAAGTTATCTGGACGAAATTGTGCGCTCTTAATGCTTACATCCTCTTCAAAAAAGCAGTTTTCTCGGCTCTCTCTCCTTGCACAACatttttcttctgatgaaaGGATGCAGTCAACATTTCCACCTTCTCGTTCTTCCGCAATGCTAGCATTTGCTTCAATTCTAAGTCTCGAAAATGGAGTTTCTGTTGAATCCACTGTTGCTGAGATAGCTGTGCCTTTAGTCCCACGGACTGCTACACTATGTGATTATCTCAAGGTTTTGCCATGTGAAGATAGTGCAGTAAGATACAACGTAGTTAGTGGCATGCTCTCCTATTGGCATGGCCTCAGGGATGGATGTGTTGGTCTATTAGAGTCCAGATTGAAATGGGGAGGACCATTAGCTGTTCAACAACTGTGTGCTTGTGGTATTCCCCAGCTTCTAATGGATGTGTTGTCAAACAATTTGGCACATAGTTCTTCTCAAATATCAAGCTGTACAGAAGATCATATTGGTCTTTCACCTGTCGGAGTTGTCTGGACACTTTCCTTAGTATGTCAATGCCTTTCTGGTGGAGTATCAATTTTTCGCCAGATTTTGCTAAGGAAAGAACACATCAAGTTGACCTCCGATTTAATATCTGATGCACATCTCAAGCTTGTCAGGTGTTGGAATGGGCCTGGTGGCAGGAAGGATGGGGTGAGAGATCTGATAAATGCAGTAGTTGATCTCTTGGCTTTTCCTCTTGTCGCTATACAGAGTGCTCCTGGTCCAGCTGCTACTGCTTCAGTTAACAGTGGATTCCTTCTTAATGTCGGTTCCCCTGGCGGAAGAGTTTGTGCAGAAGACAAGGATATGGCGAAAGCAATAGAGGCAAATATGGGAAAGTATATTCAACTCCTCCTTGAG ATAGCAATTCCAGGAACTATATTACGGTGTTTGGAGCATATTGAATTGAAAGATGTGGCAAGGCCTGTTGCATTTCTTGCTAAAATGATAAGCCATCGACCTCTTGCAGTCCAACTTCTTGATTCGGGATTGCTGGATCCAAGTAGAATGAGAAGGTTGCTTGGTAGTTTGTGTCCCCGAGAAGTTACTTTGGATGTTCTCATGATTATATCAGATCTAGCTCGGATGGATAAG GCTTTCTATCAGCATATTGATGGGGCTGACATTTTGGAGTTCTTGAAGGACTTTCTTACACATGAAGATCCTAACGTGCGTTCAAAGACATGTAGTGCTATAGGAAATATGTGTCGCCATAGCTCTTACTTCTACAGTTTACTG GCAAAATATCATATTATTAATCTTTTAATTGATCGATGTGCTGATTCTGATAGGAGAGCACGAAAATTTGCATGCTTTGCT ATTGGGAATGCAGCCTATCACAATGACTTGCTGTATGAAGAGTTGAGGAAGTCCATTCCACAGCTTTCAAATCTGTTGCTTTCATCTGAGGAAGATAAAACGAAGGCAAATGCTGCTGGTGCATTGAGCAATCTCGTGCGTAATTCTGACAAGCTTTGTGAAGATATAGTTTCCAACGGAGCAATGCAG GCATTACTGAAGCTGGTTGCTGACTGTGCCACGGTGGCTCTGAACCCCAGCAGGAGAGATGCTATAACGGAGTCGCCTTTAAAGATAGCCCTCTTCTCATTGGCCAAGATGTGTGCGCATCCTCCGTGCAGACAATTTCTTTGCTCATCCGAGCTATTTCCTGTGATCAAGCGGCTGCGGCAATCACCAGAATCAACAATCTCCAAATATGCTTCTGTCATTATCAGCCAAGCTGCAGAAGTTTCGAGTTAG
- the LOC113724784 gene encoding serine/threonine-protein kinase TIO isoform X1, which yields MSIENYHVIELVGEGSFGKVYKGRRKFTGQTVAMKFIPKHGKSDKDIHNLRQEIEILRKLKHENIIEMLDSFESPQEFCVVTEFAQGELFEILEDDKCLPEEQVQAIAKQLVRALHYLHSNRIIHRDMKPQNILIGAGSIVKLCDFGFARAMSTNTVVLRSIKGTPLYMAPELVREQPYNHTADLWSLGVILYELFVGQPPFYTNSVYALIRHIIKDPVKYPDNMSSNFKSFLKGLLNKVPQSRLTWPALLEHPFVKESTMDVDEKQIHDLSSPARGHNVAPKTKVSTVASPESKSHSVVNGEGHDLDPHPDAFSKNHTSAGGDLIKEEFPGFPGSVDVVQSGCEVLDRLENHSRTVKGAQKIGQDREALSVILVPLNNWCSGSQNSSRVQDVTLNQSLRILSNIAVAGAFTLSGIVDEVIVQLLGFNSDILKLKPNDGNDLMAKSFSIVKKLLDSSESCNGGSYFKHWKTLLELYSQVVSCLDGVSGRALYESTACITVILSIAAQALKTFAATSAPREISASTVVDERLDQVLEHAKTSGLAEILCLCLAKSGSSLMSGSSNLLRAGCEACRAIWLLVNAFEFLSCKDNARPFPLYSLRSHSLFQLDISGCGQGSLSETDLAAIVDGVTKAFIRSKAIQIAMYYCLHQRVEPTLSAAVQLILRFCLTSGTVASILCGLPTSLPVTTVVNGGGDGTIVSQIFSILSFCSSSTKETHGGEAVELKSKATDPYNLVQHCCLVISTVAQILKLSGRNCALLMLTSSSKKQFSRLSLLAQHFSSDERMQSTFPPSRSSAMLAFASILSLENGVSVESTVAEIAVPLVPRTATLCDYLKVLPCEDSAVRYNVVSGMLSYWHGLRDGCVGLLESRLKWGGPLAVQQLCACGIPQLLMDVLSNNLAHSSSQISSCTEDHIGLSPVGVVWTLSLVCQCLSGGVSIFRQILLRKEHIKLTSDLISDAHLKLVRCWNGPGGRKDGVRDLINAVVDLLAFPLVAIQSAPGPAATASVNSGFLLNVGSPGGRVCAEDKDMAKAIEANMGKYIQLLLEIAIPGTILRCLEHIELKDVARPVAFLAKMISHRPLAVQLLDSGLLDPSRMRRLLGSLCPREVTLDVLMIISDLARMDKAFYQHIDGADILEFLKDFLTHEDPNVRSKTCSAIGNMCRHSSYFYSLLAKYHIINLLIDRCADSDRRARKFACFAIGNAAYHNDLLYEELRKSIPQLSNLLLSSEEDKTKANAAGALSNLVRNSDKLCEDIVSNGAMQALLKLVADCATVALNPSRRDAITESPLKIALFSLAKMCAHPPCRQFLCSSELFPVIKRLRQSPESTISKYASVIISQAAEVSS from the exons ATGTCCATCGAAAATTATCATGTGATAGAGCTCGTGGGCGAAGGCTCCTTTGGGAAGGTTTACAAGGGGAGGCGCAAATTTACTGGCCAG ACTGTTGCAATGAAATTTATACCCAAGCACGGTAAAAGTGACAAGGACATCCACAATTTGAGACAAGAGATCGAG ATACTGAGAAAGTTGAAGCACGAGAATATCATTGAAATGTTAGATTCTTTTGAGAGCCCGCAAGAGTTTTGTGTTGTCACCGAATTTGCTCAG GGTGAACtgtttgaaattcttgaagatgACAAGTGTCTTCCCGAAGAACAAGTCCAAGCCATTGCAAAACAGTTG GTGAGAGCATTGCATTATTTACATTCAAATCGTATCATCCATCGTGATATGAAACCACAAAATATCCTCATTGGTGCTGGATCTATTGTCAAG CTTTGTGACTTTGGTTTTGCACGTGCAATGTCCACCAACACAGTTGTGCTGCGTTCAATAAAAG GTACTCCACTCTACATGGCTCCAGAGTTGGTGCGTGAACAGCCCTACAACCACACTGCTGATTTGTGGTCTCTTGGAGTGATTTT GTATGAATTGTTTGTAGGACAGCCTCCATTTTATACCAACTCAGTTTATGCTCTCATCCGTCACATTATTAAG GATCCAGTCAAATATCCAGACAACATGAGCTCAAATTTTAAAAGCTTCTTGAAGGGGTTGCTCAATAAG GTCCCGCAGAGTAGATTGACGTGGCCTGCTCTTCTTGAACATCCATTTGTCAAAGAAAGTACTATGGATGTGGATGAAAAG CAGATTCATGATCTGAGTAGTCCAGCAAGGGGACATAATGTAGCTCCAAAGACTAAAGTGTCAACTGTTGCAAGTCCCGAGA GCAAATCTCATTCTGTGGTCAATGGAGAAGGCCATGACCTTGACCCACATCCTGATGCTTTTTCAAAAAACCACACCTCAGCCGGTGGTGATTTGATAAAAGAGGAGTTCCCAGGTTTCCCAGGTTCTGTTGATGTTGTACAGTCAG GTTGTGAGGTGTTGGACCGACTTGAGAACCACTCTCGTACAGTTAAGGGTGCCCAAAAAATTGGTCAAGACCGTGAAGCATTAtcggtgatcttggtaccactGAATAATTGGTGCAGTGGATCCCAGAATTCCTCCAG GGTTCAAGATGTTACATTGAATCAGTCACTCAGAATTCTCTCAAATATAGCAGTGGCTGGTGCATTTACTTTGAGTGGCATTGTTGATGAAGTAATTGTTCAGCTTCTTGGATTCAATTCTGATATACTTAAGCTAAAACCAAATGATGGTAATGACTTAATGGCCAAG AGCTTCTCAATCGTTAAAAAATTGTTAGATTCCTCTGAAAGCTGTAATGGAGGTTCATATTTCAAGCACTGGAAGACACTACTTGAACTATATTCACAG GTTGTTAGTTGTCTTGATGGGGTGTCCGGAAGAGCTCTGTATGAGTCAACAGCTTGCATTACAGTCATATTGTCAATAGCAGCACAGGCTCTCAAAACATTTGCAGCAACTTCAGCTCCTAGGGAGATATCTGCCTCCACCGTGGTAGATGAAAGGCTTGATCAAGTTCTGGAGCATGCCAAAACATCGGGTCTGGCAGAAATTTTATGCCTGTGCTTGGCAAAATCAGGCTCAAGTCTCATGTCAGGTTCCTCAAATTTGTTGCGAGCTGGTTGTGAAGCTTGTAGGGCTATTTGGTTACTAGTAAATGCATTTGAATTTCTTTCCTGCAAAGATAATGCTCGCCCATTTCCTCTCTACTCATTGCGAAGCCATTCTCTATTTCAACTTGACATTTCGGGCTGTGGCCAAGGTTCTTTGTCAGAAACTGATTTAGCAGCAATTGTTGATGGAGTGACAAAAGCATTTATAAGATCCAAAGCAATACAGATTGCTATGTACTATTGTCTTCATCAACGTGTTGAGCCTACTTTGAGTGCTGCTGTTCAG CTCATCCTGAGGTTTTGCTTGACTAGTGGTACTGTTGCCAGTATTCTCTGTGGCCTGCCTACTTCTCTTCCTGTTACCACAGTTGTAAATGGGGGAGGAGATGGTACTATTGTTTCACAAATCTTCTCCATACTATCTTTTTGTTCTTCCTCAACCAAAGAAACACATGGAGGAGAAGCAGTTGAATTGAAATCAAAAGCAACTGATCCATACAACCTGGTTCAGCATTGCTGCCTTGTCATTAGTACAGTTGCACAAATCTTGAAGTTATCTGGACGAAATTGTGCGCTCTTAATGCTTACATCCTCTTCAAAAAAGCAGTTTTCTCGGCTCTCTCTCCTTGCACAACatttttcttctgatgaaaGGATGCAGTCAACATTTCCACCTTCTCGTTCTTCCGCAATGCTAGCATTTGCTTCAATTCTAAGTCTCGAAAATGGAGTTTCTGTTGAATCCACTGTTGCTGAGATAGCTGTGCCTTTAGTCCCACGGACTGCTACACTATGTGATTATCTCAAGGTTTTGCCATGTGAAGATAGTGCAGTAAGATACAACGTAGTTAGTGGCATGCTCTCCTATTGGCATGGCCTCAGGGATGGATGTGTTGGTCTATTAGAGTCCAGATTGAAATGGGGAGGACCATTAGCTGTTCAACAACTGTGTGCTTGTGGTATTCCCCAGCTTCTAATGGATGTGTTGTCAAACAATTTGGCACATAGTTCTTCTCAAATATCAAGCTGTACAGAAGATCATATTGGTCTTTCACCTGTCGGAGTTGTCTGGACACTTTCCTTAGTATGTCAATGCCTTTCTGGTGGAGTATCAATTTTTCGCCAGATTTTGCTAAGGAAAGAACACATCAAGTTGACCTCCGATTTAATATCTGATGCACATCTCAAGCTTGTCAGGTGTTGGAATGGGCCTGGTGGCAGGAAGGATGGGGTGAGAGATCTGATAAATGCAGTAGTTGATCTCTTGGCTTTTCCTCTTGTCGCTATACAGAGTGCTCCTGGTCCAGCTGCTACTGCTTCAGTTAACAGTGGATTCCTTCTTAATGTCGGTTCCCCTGGCGGAAGAGTTTGTGCAGAAGACAAGGATATGGCGAAAGCAATAGAGGCAAATATGGGAAAGTATATTCAACTCCTCCTTGAG ATAGCAATTCCAGGAACTATATTACGGTGTTTGGAGCATATTGAATTGAAAGATGTGGCAAGGCCTGTTGCATTTCTTGCTAAAATGATAAGCCATCGACCTCTTGCAGTCCAACTTCTTGATTCGGGATTGCTGGATCCAAGTAGAATGAGAAGGTTGCTTGGTAGTTTGTGTCCCCGAGAAGTTACTTTGGATGTTCTCATGATTATATCAGATCTAGCTCGGATGGATAAG GCTTTCTATCAGCATATTGATGGGGCTGACATTTTGGAGTTCTTGAAGGACTTTCTTACACATGAAGATCCTAACGTGCGTTCAAAGACATGTAGTGCTATAGGAAATATGTGTCGCCATAGCTCTTACTTCTACAGTTTACTG GCAAAATATCATATTATTAATCTTTTAATTGATCGATGTGCTGATTCTGATAGGAGAGCACGAAAATTTGCATGCTTTGCT ATTGGGAATGCAGCCTATCACAATGACTTGCTGTATGAAGAGTTGAGGAAGTCCATTCCACAGCTTTCAAATCTGTTGCTTTCATCTGAGGAAGATAAAACGAAGGCAAATGCTGCTGGTGCATTGAGCAATCTCGTGCGTAATTCTGACAAGCTTTGTGAAGATATAGTTTCCAACGGAGCAATGCAG GCATTACTGAAGCTGGTTGCTGACTGTGCCACGGTGGCTCTGAACCCCAGCAGGAGAGATGCTATAACGGAGTCGCCTTTAAAGATAGCCCTCTTCTCATTGGCCAAGATGTGTGCGCATCCTCCGTGCAGACAATTTCTTTGCTCATCCGAGCTATTTCCTGTGATCAAGCGGCTGCGGCAATCACCAGAATCAACAATCTCCAAATATGCTTCTGTCATTATCAGCCAAGCTGCAGAAGTTTCGAGTTAG